The Clostridiaceae bacterium HFYG-1003 genome includes a window with the following:
- a CDS encoding recombinase family protein: MNRSGKKCVLYPRVSTEMQVDGFSLDGQKSNLRRFADREEMEIVNIYEDAGKSGKSIEGRPAFKQMLLDIENGLEIDYVLVYKLSRFGRNAADILNSLEHIQAFGVNLICIEEGIDSSQTSGKLLISVLSAVAEIERENIIEQTMNGRKEKARQGGWNGGFAPYGYFLKDKQLFIQEDEAEAVRIIFDKYLNGNMGFHKIANYLNLQGIQKVQRNNGTLSLWGTHFIRMIIDNPVYCGKISYGRRAREKVKGSKNEYKQVPQEDYIIAEGQHEAIISEELWNAAHEKRELTGVKSPSKIGRDRAHLLSGILRCPKCGGPMYTNKHAWTNKDGTYKEVYYYVCSKARAARGKTCEYTTMLKKTDIEPLVIEAIRELIQNQDFAGEIKSRIGKEIDTSTLNRELKNYESKLKETELNKTRLENEIDSLPEDTRFRERKIHDMTLRLDGLYDIIVELEEKIEDVLLRRKAVEQDAITLENIYTLLANFDKVYDKISDEEKKSLISSLIKEIEIFPCGEAELPLKSILFNFPVYKGGEDACDFLWDKSTHVST, translated from the coding sequence ATGAATAGGAGTGGAAAAAAATGTGTACTTTATCCCCGTGTTAGCACGGAAATGCAAGTAGATGGTTTCAGCTTGGATGGGCAGAAAAGCAACTTAAGGCGTTTTGCTGATAGAGAAGAAATGGAGATTGTAAACATCTACGAAGATGCAGGCAAATCCGGTAAATCCATCGAGGGCAGACCTGCCTTTAAGCAAATGCTGCTTGATATTGAAAATGGTTTAGAGATTGATTATGTATTGGTATACAAACTATCCCGCTTTGGCAGAAATGCTGCTGATATTCTAAACTCTTTGGAGCATATTCAAGCTTTTGGCGTGAATTTGATCTGTATTGAGGAAGGTATTGATTCATCACAAACAAGCGGAAAACTTTTGATTTCCGTTCTATCTGCCGTGGCTGAAATAGAGCGTGAAAATATCATCGAGCAGACAATGAACGGACGGAAGGAAAAAGCTCGTCAGGGCGGCTGGAACGGTGGTTTTGCTCCTTACGGTTACTTCCTCAAAGACAAACAGCTTTTTATTCAAGAAGATGAGGCTGAGGCTGTACGCATTATCTTTGATAAATATCTGAATGGAAATATGGGATTTCATAAAATCGCCAATTACCTCAATCTGCAAGGTATTCAGAAAGTACAACGAAATAACGGCACCCTTTCGCTCTGGGGCACACATTTTATCAGGATGATTATTGATAATCCTGTATACTGCGGCAAAATCTCTTATGGCAGACGTGCCCGTGAAAAAGTAAAAGGCAGCAAGAATGAATATAAGCAAGTCCCGCAGGAAGATTACATCATAGCCGAAGGTCAACATGAGGCAATTATAAGTGAAGAGCTGTGGAATGCTGCACATGAAAAAAGAGAGCTGACAGGCGTTAAGTCACCTTCCAAAATAGGTCGTGACAGAGCACATTTGTTAAGCGGTATTTTAAGGTGTCCTAAATGCGGCGGCCCAATGTATACCAACAAGCACGCATGGACAAACAAAGACGGTACCTATAAAGAAGTTTATTATTATGTGTGCAGCAAAGCTCGTGCAGCCAGAGGAAAAACCTGCGAGTATACAACCATGCTCAAGAAAACCGACATCGAGCCGTTAGTCATTGAAGCGATCCGAGAGCTGATTCAGAATCAGGATTTTGCAGGAGAAATTAAATCAAGGATTGGGAAAGAAATTGATACCTCTACCTTGAACAGAGAGCTGAAAAATTACGAATCCAAGCTAAAAGAGACAGAATTGAATAAAACTCGGCTTGAAAATGAAATCGACAGCCTGCCTGAGGATACTCGTTTCAGAGAGCGCAAAATCCATGATATGACCCTCAGGCTTGATGGACTATATGACATTATCGTAGAACTTGAAGAGAAAATTGAAGACGTTCTGCTGCGCCGCAAAGCTGTAGAGCAGGATGCAATCACTTTAGAAAACATCTATACCCTGTTGGCAAACTTCGACAAGGTGTACGACAAAATCAGCGATGAAGAGAAAAAATCCCTAATATCTTCGTTAATCAAAGAAATAGAGATTTTTCCATGTGGTGAGGCAGAGCTGCCCCTAAAGTCTATTTTGTTTAATTTCCCTGTTTATAAAGGCGGTGAAGATGCCTGTGATTTCTTGTGGGACAAAAGTACGCACGTCTCAACGTGA
- a CDS encoding sigma-70 family RNA polymerase sigma factor, producing MKTINLKDIYPYYFTEDKWIDVPDELAQIFVDFIKAEETYERTKRRYKATYSLDRGDGIERDILFVSLSPHELYERKLTQEQLHAAIASLPDKQAKRIYAHFFLGMSKTAIARSEGVSKVSVSESIERGLCSIEKFLKKFL from the coding sequence ATGAAAACCATAAACCTAAAGGATATTTACCCTTATTACTTCACGGAAGATAAATGGATTGATGTGCCAGACGAGCTGGCGCAGATATTCGTAGATTTTATCAAAGCAGAGGAAACCTACGAGCGAACAAAGCGCCGCTATAAAGCTACATACTCCCTTGACCGTGGGGATGGTATCGAACGGGATATTCTCTTCGTCTCCCTCTCTCCCCATGAGCTTTACGAGCGCAAACTGACCCAAGAGCAGCTCCATGCAGCGATAGCCTCATTACCCGATAAGCAAGCAAAACGGATCTATGCCCATTTCTTCTTAGGCATGAGCAAAACTGCCATCGCACGCTCCGAAGGTGTCAGCAAAGTGTCGGTTTCAGAATCTATTGAACGAGGATTATGCTCGATTGAGAAGTTTTTGAAAAAGTTTCTTTAA
- a CDS encoding DEAD/DEAH box helicase family protein encodes MAKRIAFQFDDELDYQLKAIHSTVDLFKGLPRQTDGIYRPNRTKKVGEGDPVRNQSIVAGSRLLQNLRQVQLDNKLFADNVLENNNFSIEMETGTGKTYVYLRTVLELYKEYDFKKFMIVVPSIAIRKGVEKSIDQLRDHFKRLYDVDLSKHSFIYDNNNPKKVSSSLVETNDLSICVLNIQAFNKDNNKIRSEDEYGQVLWDDIKYIKPIVIIDEPQKIEGQKGKKSKSLQAIDDIEPLFVLRYSATHKQLYNQIYKLDSYAAYKNDLVKKITVKTVNGVIERDYPYIRYVAFTKDLKARIEMFSQKQGDSIRFKTFEVSAGASLEDLSGGLIQYRNMRVAEEPHKLKPLKIATTDGTITLELGESNNGLEDNEATRIQIRLAIRNHFEKQFSILKSGKKVKALTLFFVDAVSKVRDNTRPDGRGEYLRIFDEEYQSAINSYEKQLAKYKEYFPEHQDILKVREGYFAIDKKNNEVEIEDWDDSKSELDVKAKSQEDIDRGISLILEKKDELISFEEPLSFIFSHSALREGWDNPNVFTLCTLKNGSSDIAKKQEIGRGLRLPVDITGNRCLDSEVNELTVIANDSYENFSRVLQEDFNQNMNFNKNEVTADILTVTLEKAGVPKEKITAELVDTFKQELMRKGIFDSNNILSKNVEQTSKLLESLVFENEVLNEHTLLLKENFVEYMVQKGSQRIEIKNGDNEPYVNAIRAFVSQEEFQQIYFGLSSNLTKRTIYKCNVDKDKFISDCIEEINTYLQFFKVNKSVNIATGKAGFNDAQMFEMVKSGDKTFDIDVGIKVIPKSDFEIVNYIMHHTLLPRLAIFKMLSGIEKRDALNFQDILDRVTQKILVRLNDAKAANITSYEVIDGYELDEGQIFATDTISEEDFNNEWRIFKSNPHRKNALNEYYKMDSKGEKEFAEKLEANDNVILFTKLKKGGFVIDTPYGNYSPDWAVVCRKDGLEAGAVGIYFIVETKAGKLEKDLTDVEVNKIRCGELHFKAVSELVKFNWVNSYEDFKTKFGVKESM; translated from the coding sequence ATGGCAAAAAGAATTGCGTTCCAATTCGACGATGAATTGGACTATCAGCTTAAAGCAATCCACTCCACCGTGGACTTGTTTAAGGGACTTCCTCGCCAAACAGATGGAATATATCGACCAAACCGCACCAAGAAGGTTGGCGAAGGAGATCCCGTAAGGAACCAGAGCATTGTAGCGGGCAGTAGACTGCTTCAAAATCTAAGACAGGTGCAACTTGACAACAAGTTGTTCGCAGATAATGTACTTGAAAACAATAACTTTTCAATTGAAATGGAGACAGGTACAGGTAAAACATATGTGTATCTACGAACCGTTTTAGAATTATACAAAGAGTATGATTTTAAGAAATTTATGATTGTTGTGCCAAGCATTGCCATCCGTAAAGGTGTTGAAAAGTCCATCGATCAGTTAAGAGATCACTTTAAAAGACTTTATGATGTTGATTTGTCCAAACACAGCTTTATATATGACAATAACAACCCTAAAAAAGTTAGTTCAAGCCTTGTGGAAACAAATGACTTAAGCATCTGTGTCCTGAATATTCAAGCCTTTAACAAGGACAACAATAAAATCCGTAGTGAAGATGAATACGGTCAGGTTTTGTGGGATGATATCAAATATATTAAGCCGATAGTGATCATTGACGAGCCACAAAAAATCGAAGGTCAAAAAGGGAAAAAATCAAAGTCATTACAAGCCATTGATGATATTGAGCCATTATTTGTCCTCCGTTATTCAGCCACCCACAAACAACTATACAATCAGATTTATAAACTTGACTCCTATGCCGCTTATAAAAATGATTTGGTCAAGAAAATTACAGTCAAGACTGTAAACGGAGTTATTGAACGTGATTACCCCTACATTCGTTATGTAGCTTTCACAAAAGACTTGAAGGCAAGAATAGAAATGTTCTCACAAAAGCAAGGCGATTCTATACGCTTCAAAACCTTCGAAGTTTCAGCAGGTGCTTCACTTGAGGATTTATCGGGTGGTCTGATACAATATCGAAATATGCGTGTGGCAGAAGAACCCCATAAGCTCAAGCCATTAAAAATAGCTACCACGGATGGTACGATAACCCTTGAGCTTGGTGAAAGCAACAATGGATTAGAAGATAATGAAGCTACCCGCATTCAAATCAGACTTGCTATCAGAAATCACTTTGAAAAGCAGTTTTCAATTTTAAAGAGCGGAAAGAAAGTTAAAGCTTTGACCCTTTTCTTTGTGGATGCAGTTAGCAAGGTTAGAGATAATACCCGTCCTGATGGACGCGGTGAGTATCTGCGCATTTTTGATGAAGAGTATCAAAGTGCGATAAACAGCTACGAAAAGCAGCTTGCAAAATATAAAGAGTATTTCCCCGAGCACCAAGACATTTTAAAAGTGCGTGAAGGCTATTTTGCCATCGATAAAAAAAACAATGAAGTAGAAATTGAAGATTGGGACGACAGCAAAAGCGAACTAGATGTAAAGGCTAAATCCCAGGAAGATATTGATCGTGGAATCAGCTTGATTCTTGAGAAGAAAGACGAACTTATCTCCTTCGAAGAACCACTGAGCTTTATCTTCTCGCATTCAGCGCTTCGTGAGGGTTGGGATAATCCAAATGTATTTACCCTTTGTACACTAAAAAACGGGAGTTCTGATATTGCTAAGAAACAAGAGATTGGACGTGGCTTAAGGCTTCCGGTAGATATCACAGGCAACCGCTGCTTGGACTCCGAAGTTAACGAGCTGACAGTTATTGCAAACGATAGCTATGAGAATTTTTCAAGAGTTCTGCAAGAAGATTTCAATCAAAATATGAATTTTAACAAAAATGAAGTAACAGCCGATATCCTGACTGTCACTCTTGAAAAAGCAGGCGTTCCAAAAGAAAAGATTACCGCTGAGTTGGTTGACACCTTCAAGCAAGAGCTAATGCGTAAAGGCATCTTTGACAGCAATAATATCCTTAGCAAAAACGTGGAGCAAACTTCAAAACTCCTTGAAAGTCTTGTTTTTGAGAATGAAGTATTAAATGAACACACCCTATTGCTGAAAGAAAATTTTGTAGAGTACATGGTTCAGAAAGGTTCTCAGCGCATTGAAATTAAAAATGGTGATAATGAACCTTATGTAAATGCGATTCGTGCTTTTGTATCTCAAGAGGAGTTTCAGCAAATTTACTTTGGACTGAGTAGCAATTTGACCAAACGGACGATTTACAAATGTAATGTAGATAAGGACAAGTTCATTTCAGACTGCATCGAGGAAATAAACACTTATCTGCAATTCTTTAAAGTCAATAAGTCTGTTAATATAGCAACAGGCAAGGCTGGATTTAACGATGCCCAGATGTTTGAAATGGTAAAATCAGGTGATAAGACATTCGATATTGATGTAGGTATAAAGGTTATTCCGAAAAGCGATTTTGAAATTGTAAACTATATCATGCACCATACTCTGCTGCCTCGTCTTGCAATTTTTAAAATGTTATCTGGTATTGAAAAAAGGGACGCTCTCAATTTCCAAGACATTCTTGACAGAGTGACGCAAAAGATTTTGGTGCGATTAAATGATGCCAAAGCGGCAAATATAACTTCCTACGAAGTCATTGATGGCTATGAGCTGGACGAAGGGCAGATTTTCGCTACAGACACCATTAGCGAAGAAGATTTTAACAATGAATGGCGTATTTTTAAGTCGAATCCACATAGAAAAAATGCCTTGAATGAATACTACAAAATGGATAGCAAGGGCGAAAAGGAATTTGCAGAAAAACTTGAAGCAAATGACAATGTTATCTTATTCACCAAACTTAAAAAAGGCGGTTTCGTAATAGACACCCCTTACGGAAACTACTCCCCCGACTGGGCGGTTGTATGTAGAAAAGATGGACTTGAAGCAGGTGCTGTAGGAATTTACTTCATCGTAGAAACAAAAGCCGGAAAACTTGAAAAGGACTTAACCGATGTTGAAGTAAACAAAATACGTTGCGGCGAATTACACTTCAAGGCTGTATCTGAATTGGTTAAATTCAATTGGGTCAATAGCTATGAGGATTTTAAAACAAAGTTCGGTGTAAAAGAAAGTATGTAA
- a CDS encoding site-specific DNA-methyltransferase, with product MQKNSKSSNRFHANWLNMMYPRLRVAKDLLTDDGVIFISIDEHEYSNLKKVCDEIFDEANYFGDITWESTTQPINAGSAKFGLQKKTEPILIYSKNKSNVPGFNVEEVNSDLSYPHIGKHGACRFEIIEKSDAGSYNRPTMKFQILGQNPREGKRWQIGEDTARLLEKEGKVEIVDGIVKKAIYPEDELDKIQFKPFWSLFSASEYGTAQTGKDELNTIMRTPVGFDTVKSISLIKKLLFHMGKEYTVLDFFSGSATTAHAVMQLNSEDAGNRRFIMVQLPEETGENSDAYRAGYKDICELGKERIRRAGEKIKQEIEASNTKLKIGEEIQKAPDIGFKVFRTADTNIKWNLYDTLGQLDTSAITHTPDLADFTLGFTDIDVVYEVMLRQKDVPLSSSLETLTDIGHRTYLYGSTYLICLETEITEVLIDKLAALDPLPIKFVFRDSAFKDDINLKDETFRRLKNLIERNSGLAKKAYTVEFL from the coding sequence TTGCAAAAAAACTCAAAATCATCTAACCGTTTCCATGCTAATTGGCTGAATATGATGTATCCACGATTAAGGGTAGCGAAGGATTTGTTGACCGATGATGGAGTAATCTTTATCAGTATAGATGAACATGAATACAGTAATCTAAAAAAAGTATGCGATGAGATTTTTGATGAAGCTAATTATTTTGGAGATATTACTTGGGAATCTACTACACAACCGATAAATGCTGGTTCAGCTAAGTTCGGTTTACAGAAAAAAACTGAGCCAATATTAATATATTCTAAAAACAAGAGTAACGTGCCAGGTTTTAATGTAGAAGAAGTTAATAGTGACTTATCCTATCCCCACATTGGAAAACATGGTGCATGTAGATTTGAAATAATAGAGAAATCCGATGCTGGAAGCTATAATAGACCTACTATGAAATTCCAAATTCTAGGCCAAAATCCTAGAGAAGGCAAACGCTGGCAGATCGGAGAAGATACCGCTCGTCTTTTGGAAAAGGAAGGCAAAGTAGAAATAGTTGATGGTATTGTTAAAAAAGCTATATACCCAGAAGATGAGTTAGATAAAATACAATTTAAACCTTTTTGGTCATTGTTCAGTGCCTCAGAATACGGAACCGCACAGACAGGAAAAGACGAGTTAAATACTATAATGAGGACACCTGTTGGATTTGATACTGTAAAATCAATATCACTAATCAAAAAACTATTATTCCATATGGGCAAAGAATATACAGTTCTCGACTTTTTCTCTGGTTCTGCCACTACTGCCCATGCTGTTATGCAACTTAATTCTGAAGATGCTGGAAACAGGAGATTTATTATGGTTCAGCTACCTGAAGAAACTGGCGAAAACAGTGATGCATACAGAGCAGGATACAAAGATATATGCGAACTTGGCAAAGAGCGTATCCGTCGCGCAGGCGAAAAAATAAAGCAAGAAATCGAGGCAAGCAATACTAAGCTTAAAATCGGTGAAGAAATCCAAAAAGCTCCTGATATAGGCTTTAAAGTATTCCGTACAGCGGATACCAATATCAAGTGGAACTTGTATGATACTCTAGGACAGCTTGATACCAGTGCAATAACCCATACCCCTGACCTTGCTGACTTTACATTGGGCTTTACTGACATTGACGTTGTATATGAAGTGATGCTTCGCCAAAAAGATGTACCTCTCTCTTCTAGCTTGGAAACACTAACTGACATTGGTCACCGAACCTATTTGTACGGAAGCACATATTTGATTTGTCTTGAAACCGAGATTACTGAAGTGTTAATTGATAAATTGGCTGCCCTTGATCCATTGCCTATTAAGTTCGTCTTTAGAGATTCTGCTTTTAAAGATGATATCAACCTGAAAGATGAAACTTTTAGGAGACTTAAAAATCTGATTGAAAGAAATTCAGGGCTTGCGAAAAAGGCATATACCGTAGAATTCTTATAA
- a CDS encoding IS256 family transposase codes for MAQLNITLETELLHGLFSKDKRDDAFAKLLEEILNQVLSAQSTEQLGAEPYERSGDRTAYRNGFRERELTTRIGTITLKVPRHRNGNFSTTMFERYQRSEQALVLAMIEMVINGVSTRKIENITEELCGKSFSKSMVSELCKGLDPVVDGFRNRPLETDYPFLLVDAIYIKVRENHRVRSKGLLIAVGVNEDGGREIIGFHLADSESETSWGEFFQSLKSRGLKEPRLITSDNHAGLVAAVRRHFQGSSWQRCQTHFSRNLLDKTPKSLQPALKEDLRQIYEATDEESARAAKQRIIQQYEAAAPKAMDLLDQAFDDITAVLSLPLNIRKRLRTTNGVERLNQEIRRRERVIRIFPNELSAIRLMGALLIEHDEKWSSGRIYLNLDTYHQACSGTSNNEQQAA; via the coding sequence ATGGCTCAATTAAATATTACATTGGAAACCGAACTTTTGCACGGACTTTTTTCAAAAGATAAACGAGATGATGCTTTTGCTAAACTGCTTGAAGAGATTCTCAATCAGGTCCTTAGTGCTCAATCCACAGAACAACTGGGTGCGGAGCCTTACGAACGCTCTGGCGACCGTACAGCTTACCGTAATGGATTTCGGGAGCGAGAGCTGACCACTCGCATCGGAACCATCACGTTGAAGGTCCCAAGGCACCGGAATGGGAATTTCAGCACGACCATGTTTGAGCGGTATCAGCGAAGCGAGCAAGCCCTTGTCCTTGCCATGATTGAAATGGTCATCAATGGAGTCTCTACAAGGAAAATCGAGAATATCACCGAAGAGCTTTGTGGAAAATCCTTCTCTAAATCCATGGTTTCCGAACTTTGCAAAGGGCTGGATCCGGTTGTTGATGGGTTTCGAAATCGCCCTTTGGAAACGGATTATCCCTTTCTTCTTGTGGATGCTATCTATATCAAGGTGAGAGAAAATCATCGTGTAAGATCTAAGGGTTTACTCATCGCTGTCGGTGTCAACGAAGACGGAGGGCGGGAAATCATCGGCTTCCATCTAGCAGACAGCGAATCAGAAACCAGTTGGGGCGAATTCTTCCAATCGTTGAAATCCAGGGGATTGAAAGAACCGAGGCTGATCACTTCTGACAATCATGCTGGCCTTGTGGCCGCCGTACGAAGACACTTCCAGGGATCCAGCTGGCAACGATGTCAAACTCATTTCTCAAGGAACCTTCTGGATAAAACACCTAAATCCCTGCAGCCTGCATTGAAGGAGGACCTGCGCCAGATCTATGAAGCAACGGATGAAGAGAGTGCCAGAGCTGCAAAACAACGAATTATTCAGCAATACGAAGCTGCCGCACCCAAAGCGATGGATCTCCTTGACCAGGCATTTGATGATATCACTGCGGTACTGAGTCTGCCTTTAAACATACGAAAGCGTCTCAGGACCACCAATGGGGTGGAGCGGCTGAATCAGGAAATCCGGCGTCGGGAGCGGGTAATCCGGATATTCCCCAACGAATTATCAGCCATTCGACTGATGGGAGCGCTCCTCATCGAGCACGATGAAAAATGGTCTTCTGGTAGGATTTATCTGAACCTGGATACCTATCATCAGGCTTGCTCAGGCACTTCCAATAATGAACAGCAAGCGGCATAA
- a CDS encoding DNA methylase: MDYSKVPQEINNIVGDNVKLLAQLFPSAVKDGQVDLEALKEELGQFEEVDKEKYELTWAGKQDAKKKAQEDVYNRTLNYIESDSKNPETTENLYIEGDNLEVLKLLRQNYYGTIKMIYIDPPYNTIKSV, encoded by the coding sequence ATGGACTACTCAAAAGTACCTCAGGAAATAAACAACATTGTCGGCGACAATGTAAAGCTACTCGCGCAGCTATTCCCCTCTGCTGTTAAAGATGGACAAGTTGACCTTGAAGCATTAAAAGAAGAGCTTGGGCAATTTGAAGAAGTGGACAAAGAAAAATACGAGCTTACTTGGGCTGGCAAGCAAGACGCAAAGAAAAAAGCTCAAGAAGATGTCTATAATAGAACACTTAACTATATCGAATCAGATAGCAAGAACCCTGAAACTACTGAAAACCTCTATATTGAGGGCGATAACCTTGAGGTTCTAAAGTTGCTTCGTCAAAACTATTACGGCACCATTAAAATGATTTATATTGATCCACCATACAACACGATTAAGTCCGTATAA
- a CDS encoding DUF4391 domain-containing protein: MMFNLPDKYKVGKKIPMKDLIPKEYKSDVKKKIKESVKAVILRYQIMGEDIPSLVNDEYNFQVIQFYDFELTDIKKAAFIANLYQEIIKSPCVIKLHDANNEAYSFALKRLNQNDSTQIVVTDKVLTAFYPIALPSSDKNTLLRELAYENIKNHDNKGAFYFESFLRAYILTNDKVYADSKSFLSKPIWYSFSKAKNVYSLLSTLASTKDKIQKAITNSEKMKLNQEIRQTISELDKL; this comes from the coding sequence ATGATGTTTAACTTACCCGATAAATATAAAGTCGGCAAAAAAATACCCATGAAGGATTTGATCCCTAAAGAGTATAAATCCGATGTAAAAAAGAAAATCAAAGAAAGTGTCAAAGCTGTGATCTTGCGCTATCAAATCATGGGAGAGGACATCCCTTCTTTAGTCAATGATGAATACAATTTTCAAGTGATTCAGTTTTATGATTTTGAGTTAACTGATATCAAAAAGGCTGCCTTCATTGCGAACTTGTACCAAGAGATTATCAAATCTCCTTGTGTGATCAAATTGCATGATGCCAACAACGAAGCATACTCTTTCGCACTAAAAAGATTGAATCAAAATGATAGTACGCAAATTGTGGTTACAGACAAGGTTCTTACAGCCTTTTACCCCATTGCTCTACCCAGTTCAGATAAAAATACACTACTTAGGGAGCTGGCCTACGAAAATATTAAAAACCATGACAATAAAGGTGCTTTTTATTTTGAATCTTTCCTACGAGCCTATATTTTGACAAATGACAAGGTGTACGCAGATTCAAAATCATTTTTATCTAAACCAATATGGTACAGCTTTAGTAAAGCGAAAAACGTTTATTCACTACTAAGCACGCTCGCTAGCACTAAAGACAAGATACAAAAGGCCATTACTAATAGTGAGAAAATGAAGCTGAATCAAGAAATAAGACAAACTATATCAGAACTAGACAAACTATAA
- a CDS encoding ATP-dependent helicase, with the protein MKLSNKQEQIVKHVEGAILVKAGPGSGKTRVLIERIKHLLLSKKRCKILALTFSNLAADEMKNRLKEDTLISDLAENVTVGTIHSFCLDLVQSRGNLIGLGKELMIFESNSDQLSILRDVFSSDPQLMTILKSKEKPTAFLQKCLSLISEQKKKFISPEMCEMNEPFPVIYREYNERLLSQNALDFDDILFFAYKILTENPSVVNLYTSLYKFVCVDEAQDLNFAQYQVIKALCGDKCKNIMLVGDENQSIYGFNGSDSTLMSEKFVKDFKPTIYLLNENYRSAKTIVNFANKLGNYDSVSNYVYSGELKAYSFSDEKCEAQFVLDRIKELLYSGHPDIENGLSYDSFSVIARNKYVLSPLETIFSELNIPFVYKKSSNGLENESDYMKVFELGIRILLNPKDIVHLRELCKITDRKSSGIVSDDNSIAILTQAIENTAFTDLLSCFQSLNKEEINFSKVLLQLKEQLPANMSDEERYLIINDIEQWDKHWKKYSGQVQRENRTLLSFRNYISLGKTQDTSSSKGISLLTAHMSKGLQYDVVFVIGLSEGTFPDYRAVSAGGSEMEQEKNNMYVAVTRAKRLCYLSYPRSKKMPWGDNKRQTPSRFLKDIDILES; encoded by the coding sequence ATGAAGTTATCGAATAAGCAAGAACAAATTGTTAAGCATGTGGAAGGGGCTATTCTAGTCAAAGCAGGACCGGGAAGCGGAAAAACACGAGTCCTCATAGAAAGGATTAAACATCTTCTTCTATCCAAAAAACGTTGTAAAATTTTAGCACTTACATTTAGTAACCTCGCTGCTGATGAAATGAAAAATAGACTTAAGGAAGATACTTTAATCAGTGATTTAGCTGAAAATGTTACCGTAGGCACTATCCATTCGTTTTGTTTAGATTTAGTGCAAAGCAGAGGCAACTTAATTGGCTTAGGAAAAGAACTGATGATTTTTGAAAGCAATTCAGATCAGCTTTCAATATTGCGAGATGTTTTCTCCAGCGATCCTCAACTAATGACAATATTAAAGTCAAAAGAAAAGCCTACCGCTTTTCTACAAAAATGCTTGTCTCTAATTTCCGAACAAAAAAAGAAATTCATTTCGCCAGAAATGTGTGAAATGAACGAACCATTTCCAGTAATCTATCGTGAATATAATGAACGTTTATTGAGCCAAAATGCTTTAGATTTTGATGACATACTGTTTTTTGCATACAAAATTCTTACAGAAAACCCTTCCGTTGTGAATTTATATACCTCGCTATATAAGTTTGTATGTGTAGACGAAGCACAGGATTTGAATTTTGCACAATATCAAGTTATCAAAGCACTCTGTGGAGATAAGTGCAAAAATATAATGCTTGTAGGAGACGAAAATCAGTCGATATATGGGTTCAATGGGTCAGATAGCACTTTAATGTCTGAAAAGTTTGTTAAGGACTTCAAGCCCACTATTTACTTGTTGAATGAAAACTATAGATCTGCAAAAACGATTGTAAATTTTGCGAATAAATTAGGAAATTACGATAGCGTCTCCAATTATGTTTATTCAGGAGAATTAAAGGCATATTCTTTTTCGGATGAAAAATGTGAAGCTCAATTTGTATTAGATAGAATTAAGGAATTACTATACAGCGGTCATCCTGACATAGAAAATGGGTTAAGTTATGATTCTTTTTCAGTTATTGCACGAAACAAATATGTACTCTCGCCTTTGGAAACTATTTTTTCAGAACTTAATATTCCATTTGTTTATAAAAAAAGCTCAAATGGCCTTGAGAACGAATCAGACTACATGAAAGTATTTGAATTAGGAATCAGAATATTGTTAAATCCGAAAGATATTGTTCATTTAAGAGAATTGTGCAAAATTACTGACCGAAAATCATCTGGAATTGTTAGTGATGATAATTCAATAGCAATCTTAACACAAGCTATAGAAAATACAGCATTCACTGACTTGCTCTCTTGTTTTCAATCGTTAAATAAAGAGGAAATTAATTTCTCTAAGGTTTTACTGCAACTTAAAGAACAACTTCCTGCAAACATGTCGGATGAAGAGAGATATCTAATTATTAACGATATTGAGCAATGGGATAAGCATTGGAAAAAGTACTCTGGCCAAGTACAGCGTGAGAATAGAACACTACTCTCTTTTAGAAATTATATATCCCTTGGGAAAACTCAGGACACCTCTTCTTCCAAAGGAATTTCCTTGCTTACCGCACATATGTCTAAAGGTTTACAGTATGATGTAGTTTTCGTTATTGGACTATCTGAAGGCACATTCCCAGACTATCGTGCAGTTAGCGCCGGTGGTTCAGAAATGGAACAAGAAAAGAATAACATGTACGTTGCCGTAACAAGAGCCAAACGTCTATGCTATCTTTCCTATCCTAGAAGCAAAAAAATGCCTTGGGGCGATAATAAACGGCAAACTCCGTCAAGATTTTTGAAAGATATAGATATTCTTGAATCTTAG